In Candidatus Desulfofervidus auxilii, the following proteins share a genomic window:
- the wtpA gene encoding tungstate ABC transporter substrate-binding protein WtpA — MAMRQKCILVVFLIFCFSNVLYAGGKIKLKVFHAGSLSVPFAKLESVFENKYPQIDVRREASGSVQAVRKVTDLGKACDVIAVADYEIIPKMMFPYYADYVKLFARNEIVLCYTGKSRCKEKINSKNWYKILSKPDVKWGFSNPNDDPCGYRTLMTIALASIYYKKPDLFISLLKNFPIIYKSDQNNIFIELKKDLQTKKGIFIRSKSVELIGLLESGAIDYAFEYKSVAKQHKLFYIDLPKEINLGDFSYKDFYAKVRIKLKTGIIIKAKPIIYGITVLKNAIHPEEARLWEMFVTGNDGIKILKECFQIPIFPTKEIRYK, encoded by the coding sequence ATGGCTATGCGTCAAAAATGTATTTTGGTTGTTTTTTTAATTTTTTGCTTTTCTAATGTGCTATATGCTGGCGGAAAGATTAAGTTAAAAGTATTTCATGCAGGAAGCTTATCTGTACCTTTTGCCAAATTAGAGTCTGTTTTTGAAAATAAATATCCTCAAATTGATGTAAGGCGTGAAGCAAGTGGTAGTGTGCAGGCAGTAAGAAAAGTAACAGATTTAGGCAAAGCATGTGATGTGATAGCGGTGGCTGATTATGAAATTATTCCTAAAATGATGTTTCCCTATTATGCTGATTATGTTAAGCTTTTTGCAAGAAATGAGATTGTTCTCTGTTATACAGGAAAGTCTCGGTGTAAGGAAAAGATAAATAGCAAAAACTGGTATAAAATTTTATCTAAACCAGATGTAAAATGGGGTTTTTCTAACCCTAATGACGATCCCTGTGGCTATCGTACCCTTATGACTATAGCCTTGGCCTCCATTTATTATAAAAAACCAGATTTATTTATTTCTTTATTAAAAAATTTTCCTATTATTTATAAAAGTGACCAAAATAATATTTTTATTGAATTAAAAAAGGATTTACAGACAAAAAAAGGCATTTTTATTCGCTCTAAGTCAGTAGAATTAATTGGCCTTCTTGAAAGTGGAGCAATTGATTATGCATTTGAGTATAAAAGTGTAGCAAAGCAACATAAACTTTTTTATATAGATTTACCAAAGGAAATTAATCTTGGTGATTTCTCTTATAAAGATTTCTATGCAAAAGTAAGGATAAAATTAAAAACAGGTATTATTATAAAGGCAAAACCTATTATCTATGGCATAACTGTTTTAAAAAATGCCATTCATCCTGAAGAGGCAAGATTATGGGAGATGTTTGTTACAGGAAATGATGGAATAAAGATTTTAAAAGAGTGTTTTCAGATACCTATATTCCCAACTAAAGAAATCAGATATAAATGA
- a CDS encoding ABC transporter permease, producing the protein MIRLFYFFLAIFCVIFIVFPIMHLFISLTVNEFIKAIYDREVWQAIFTSFIGASLSTFFGCLTGIPFAYILSRYDFKGKKILESIASLPVVIPHVAVGIILISLLSEKSFWGHFFSYFNLSFIDTIYGIVIAMAFVSISYIITSALIGFESVDRELEMVSRTLGATAFYTFWHITFPLALPAIIKGAILAFARAISEVGALLILAYFPKTAPIIMYERFEQYGLKAAHPVTVLVVFFSLIIFFVLLYFSKRHAFR; encoded by the coding sequence ATGATAAGGCTCTTTTATTTCTTTTTAGCTATTTTCTGTGTGATTTTTATTGTCTTTCCCATTATGCATCTTTTTATTTCTCTTACAGTTAATGAATTTATAAAGGCGATTTATGATCGTGAAGTATGGCAGGCTATTTTTACCTCTTTTATTGGAGCAAGTTTATCTACATTTTTTGGATGCTTAACTGGCATTCCCTTTGCTTATATTTTAAGTCGATATGATTTTAAGGGGAAAAAAATCTTAGAAAGTATAGCCAGTTTGCCAGTTGTAATCCCTCATGTTGCTGTAGGTATTATCTTAATCTCTTTACTTAGTGAGAAAAGTTTTTGGGGACATTTTTTTTCTTATTTTAATTTAAGCTTTATAGATACAATTTATGGAATTGTTATAGCAATGGCTTTTGTAAGCATTTCTTATATCATTACCTCTGCCTTAATAGGCTTTGAAAGTGTTGATAGAGAGTTAGAAATGGTCTCAAGAACTTTAGGAGCAACTGCATTTTACACATTCTGGCATATCACTTTTCCCTTAGCATTGCCTGCTATAATTAAAGGAGCTATCCTTGCCTTTGCAAGGGCAATAAGTGAAGTAGGGGCACTGCTTATTCTTGCCTATTTTCCTAAAACAGCACCAATTATTATGTATGAAAGGTTTGAACAATATGGCCTTAAAGCTGCACATCCTGTTACTGTTTTAGTAGTATTTTTTTCATTAATAATTTTCTTTGTACTTTTATATTTTTCAAAACGCCATGCTTTCCGTTAA
- a CDS encoding ATP-binding cassette domain-containing protein, with protein sequence MLSVNFKKTLPNFCLDIAFEIPKHSYSFILGSSGAGKSLTLKIIAGLDDKLPFC encoded by the coding sequence ATGCTTTCCGTTAATTTTAAAAAAACATTACCTAATTTTTGCTTAGATATAGCTTTTGAGATACCAAAACATAGTTATAGTTTTATCTTAGGGTCAAGTGGGGCAGGAAAAAGTCTTACTTTAAAGATTATTGCAGGTTTGGATGATAAGTTACCATTTTGTTAA
- the ruvB gene encoding Holliday junction branch migration DNA helicase RuvB, whose amino-acid sequence MTYRLLDPFNKEEKEEIGLRPQSLEEFLGQDSLKAKLKIFIEAAKERGEALDHVLLHGLPGLGKTTLAYLISKELNVNLKATSGPVLERPGDLAAILTNLNPRDVLFIDEIHRLHPVVEEILYPAMEDFKIDLVIGQGPNARTIKIDLPKFTLIGATTRTGLLTSPLRDRFGVILYIDFYKPEDLKKIVLQAAKRLNIKIDPEGAEEIARRARGTPRVALRLLKRVRDFAQIKADGIITAEIADQALAMLEIDKCGLDSLDRKILLTIIEKFNGGPVGIEALAAAIGEGKDTIVEVYEPYLVQNGYLQRTPRGRIATPLAYKHLGKEIRTQSRLF is encoded by the coding sequence ATGACATATCGATTGCTTGACCCTTTTAATAAAGAAGAAAAAGAAGAGATTGGATTACGTCCACAATCTTTAGAAGAATTTTTGGGACAGGATAGTTTAAAGGCAAAATTAAAAATATTTATTGAAGCTGCTAAAGAAAGGGGAGAGGCTCTTGACCATGTGCTGCTTCATGGTTTACCTGGGCTTGGAAAGACTACCCTTGCCTATCTCATTTCTAAAGAATTAAATGTTAATCTTAAGGCTACATCAGGGCCTGTTCTAGAAAGACCAGGTGATTTAGCAGCTATTTTGACAAACCTCAATCCTAGAGATGTGCTTTTTATTGATGAAATTCATCGTTTACACCCTGTTGTAGAAGAAATCCTCTATCCTGCTATGGAAGACTTTAAAATTGACCTAGTTATTGGTCAAGGCCCAAATGCCAGAACAATAAAAATAGACTTACCCAAATTTACACTTATTGGTGCTACTACTCGTACAGGTCTTTTAACTTCTCCTTTAAGAGACAGATTTGGTGTTATTCTTTATATAGATTTTTATAAACCAGAAGATTTAAAGAAAATTGTTCTTCAAGCTGCTAAACGTTTAAATATAAAAATAGATCCAGAAGGTGCAGAAGAAATTGCCAGACGTGCTCGAGGCACTCCTAGAGTAGCTTTAAGGCTTTTAAAGCGAGTAAGAGATTTTGCTCAAATAAAGGCAGATGGTATTATTACAGCAGAGATTGCTGATCAAGCATTAGCTATGCTTGAAATTGATAAATGTGGTTTAGACAGCTTGGATAGAAAAATTTTATTAACTATTATTGAAAAATTTAATGGAGGCCCTGTTGGTATTGAAGCATTAGCAGCCGCTATTGGTGAGGGAAAAGATACTATTGTTGAAGTCTATGAACCTTATTTAGTACAAAATGGTTATCTCCAACGCACACCTAGAGGACGTATAGCCACTCCTTTAGCCTATAAACATCTCGGTAAAGAAATAAGAACACAATCAAGGTTATTTTAG
- the ruvA gene encoding Holliday junction branch migration protein RuvA has product MIGYLEGTLLFKLPYYIIILVNGVGYQVEVPLSTFSELPEKGENIKLYIHTYSKDNVLKLYGFSSLEEKELFSTLIEISGIGPKLALNILSRITPSEFSEIINNGDLRRLKAIPGIGQKAAQRIWLELKDKHKVLPKVIPTEKKKEEALKEDAISALINLGYQRQEALKAVEKALNKFSQLPRLEDLIKETLRQL; this is encoded by the coding sequence ATGATTGGTTATTTGGAGGGCACTTTATTATTTAAACTTCCTTATTATATTATTATCTTAGTTAATGGAGTAGGCTATCAAGTGGAAGTGCCTTTAAGTACATTTTCTGAATTACCTGAAAAAGGCGAAAATATAAAGCTTTATATTCATACTTATTCTAAAGATAATGTTTTAAAACTTTATGGTTTTTCTTCTTTAGAAGAAAAGGAGCTTTTTTCTACTTTGATTGAAATTTCAGGGATTGGGCCAAAGTTGGCATTAAATATCCTTTCTCGAATAACCCCTTCTGAATTTTCTGAAATTATAAACAATGGGGACTTAAGACGTCTTAAAGCTATTCCAGGTATTGGTCAAAAAGCAGCCCAAAGAATTTGGCTAGAATTAAAAGATAAACATAAGGTCTTGCCTAAAGTAATACCTACAGAAAAGAAAAAAGAAGAAGCTTTGAAAGAAGATGCTATTTCTGCTTTAATAAATCTTGGTTATCAAAGGCAAGAGGCTTTAAAAGCAGTAGAAAAAGCATTAAATAAGTTTTCACAATTGCCAAGGCTTGAAGATTTAATTAAAGAAACACTGAGGCAACTCTAA
- the ruvC gene encoding crossover junction endodeoxyribonuclease RuvC: protein MRVVGMDLGSYQSGYGIVEKNGHNIFCITFGEINLPRYKPLQKRLYIFYEKMEEIIKSYNPDEVAIEDLYLSLNVKTAFTLGQIRGVATLLAERFGLPVFAYSPLEVKKAVVGYGLAQKEQVKAMIKRLLNLKELPTQNAADALAVALCHLNYLRI, encoded by the coding sequence ATGAGAGTTGTAGGTATGGATTTAGGCTCTTATCAAAGCGGATATGGTATAGTTGAAAAAAATGGTCATAATATCTTTTGTATAACATTTGGTGAGATTAATTTGCCTCGATATAAACCTTTGCAAAAACGACTTTATATTTTTTATGAGAAAATGGAAGAAATAATAAAAAGTTATAATCCTGATGAAGTAGCTATTGAGGATTTATATTTATCTTTGAATGTAAAAACCGCTTTTACCTTAGGTCAAATTAGAGGAGTAGCTACACTTTTAGCAGAAAGATTTGGTTTACCTGTATTTGCTTATTCTCCTTTAGAGGTGAAAAAGGCTGTAGTAGGTTATGGTTTAGCTCAAAAAGAGCAAGTAAAAGCAATGATAAAACGTCTTTTAAATTTAAAAGAATTACCAACTCAAAATGCTGCTGATGCCCTTGCAGTAGCATTGTGTCATTTAAATTATCTACGCATATGA
- a CDS encoding YebC/PmpR family DNA-binding transcriptional regulator: protein MAGHSKWAQIKRKKAAMDVKRGKIFTKLMREIMTAARLGGGDPNNNPRLRAAIEAAKAENMPKENIERAIKKGTGELEGTYYEEVTYEGYGPSGIAVLISALTDNRNRTVSEIRYLFNKFGGNLGETGCVSWMFEKKGVIAFDKDKVDEDKLMEIAIEAGAEDVKSEEDEYEVITAPEDFEKVKQAFDEAQLKYERAEITMVCQNIVKITDRQQAERILRFMETLEEHDDVQKVYTNFDIPEEIMEAEAA, encoded by the coding sequence ATGGCAGGTCATTCTAAATGGGCTCAGATAAAAAGAAAAAAAGCAGCTATGGATGTAAAAAGAGGAAAGATATTTACAAAATTGATGAGAGAGATAATGACAGCTGCTAGACTAGGTGGTGGTGATCCTAACAATAATCCTCGTTTACGTGCAGCTATAGAAGCAGCCAAAGCAGAAAATATGCCTAAAGAAAATATAGAAAGGGCTATAAAGAAAGGTACTGGTGAATTAGAAGGTACATATTATGAAGAAGTAACTTATGAGGGTTATGGGCCAAGTGGAATTGCCGTATTGATCTCAGCACTTACAGATAATCGCAACAGAACAGTAAGTGAAATCAGATACTTATTTAATAAATTTGGTGGAAATCTTGGTGAGACAGGATGTGTTTCTTGGATGTTTGAAAAAAAGGGTGTGATTGCATTTGATAAGGATAAAGTAGATGAAGATAAACTAATGGAGATAGCTATAGAAGCAGGTGCTGAGGATGTAAAAAGTGAAGAAGATGAATATGAAGTTATTACTGCACCTGAAGATTTTGAAAAAGTGAAACAAGCATTTGATGAGGCTCAATTAAAATATGAGAGGGCTGAGATTACTATGGTTTGCCAAAATATTGTTAAAATTACTGATAGGCAACAAGCAGAACGTATTTTGCGATTTATGGAAACATTAGAAGAGCATGATGATGTGCAAAAAGTATACACTAACTTTGATATTCCAGAAGAAATTATGGAGGCTGAAGCTGCTTAA
- a CDS encoding RlmE family RNA methyltransferase: protein MIYLKDAFFKKAKKEGYFARSIYKLQEIDKKYHIFKKQDKVLDLGSSPGSWLQYIAKIVGKKGIVLGIDINPIKWSNPPPYVHFWQRDVFNWNFEEAKKFGLFDAVVSDMAPSTTGIKDVDAYRSFKLAMRALEIAINLLKPGGHFVSKIFEGKEMKDFLMECKRHFSFVKIYKPKSSRQESREIFLISLKKK from the coding sequence ATGATTTATTTAAAGGATGCTTTTTTTAAAAAAGCAAAAAAAGAAGGTTATTTTGCCAGATCCATTTATAAGCTTCAAGAAATAGATAAAAAATATCATATTTTTAAAAAACAAGATAAAGTATTGGACTTAGGTTCTTCACCTGGTTCATGGTTGCAATATATTGCTAAAATAGTAGGTAAAAAAGGTATAGTATTGGGTATTGATATCAATCCTATAAAATGGAGTAATCCTCCGCCTTATGTGCATTTTTGGCAAAGAGATGTATTTAATTGGAATTTTGAAGAAGCAAAAAAATTTGGTTTATTTGATGCAGTAGTAAGTGATATGGCTCCTTCTACTACAGGTATTAAAGATGTTGATGCATATCGTTCTTTCAAATTGGCAATGCGTGCTTTAGAAATTGCCATTAATCTTTTAAAACCAGGTGGACATTTTGTTTCAAAAATATTTGAAGGTAAAGAAATGAAGGATTTTTTGATGGAGTGTAAAAGGCATTTTTCTTTTGTCAAAATATATAAGCCTAAAAGCTCTCGTCAAGAAAGTCGTGAAATTTTTCTTATTAGTTTAAAAAAGAAATAA
- a CDS encoding SurA N-terminal domain-containing protein, which yields MLKFMRRHAKSWIIKAAFAIIIIVFVFWGVGSFRARRATILAYVNGEPIYYKEFYNTYRQVLENYRARFKEFDEEWIKKLNLKQTVLEQLIERKLILQAAKKMGLMVSDMELWETISNYKIFQKDGKFDLKRYQMVLSHYHYTPAEFEQSLREDLIIKRIREIFKDLAQVSDLEAYETYRWLNQKINLEFIAFEPNQFIKEIKPKETDLKKYFEDHKERYEIPRKLKLVYLKISSKEFLEKINLTDEEIEKYYEANKDIFYEPKKVCARHILFRVASDAPKEKVEKVKKKAEEVLSKLKKGEDFVKLAKEYSEDKATAKRGGDLGCFPKGVMVKSFEDAVFSLKKGEISEPIRTKLGFHIVKVYDIKEERTKPLKEVKKHIIMVLKKEKAKEMAFNTANRIYAEAILENDLRKAAKKYKKTIQETDFFSEKDWPLQIPHNLKDQILSLKKGGISSPLKSKESYFLIQLKDEKPKHFPTFDEVKEKVKEDFIKEEARRKAKEKAEKTLNALKKGEKIKLKWTETGFFSPDEPIPKIGFYLKQKELFFLDKNQPYFNDIAEIGNKFYLFKLKSRKKVNKADYEKEKEEFKKRLLIRRQIALFQAWVRQLREKAEIKIRKEML from the coding sequence ATGTTAAAGTTCATGAGGCGTCATGCCAAATCTTGGATTATAAAAGCTGCCTTTGCAATTATTATCATTGTCTTTGTCTTTTGGGGTGTAGGTTCATTTCGTGCTCGTCGTGCTACTATCCTTGCCTATGTTAATGGTGAACCTATTTATTATAAAGAATTTTACAATACTTATCGTCAAGTTTTAGAAAACTATAGAGCGCGCTTTAAGGAATTTGATGAAGAATGGATTAAAAAATTAAATTTAAAACAGACTGTTCTTGAACAATTAATTGAGAGAAAACTCATCTTACAAGCTGCAAAAAAAATGGGATTGATGGTATCAGATATGGAATTATGGGAAACAATTAGCAATTATAAGATTTTCCAAAAAGATGGAAAATTTGATCTTAAACGTTATCAAATGGTGCTATCACATTATCATTATACACCTGCAGAATTTGAGCAATCATTAAGAGAAGATTTAATCATTAAAAGAATAAGAGAAATTTTTAAAGATTTAGCTCAAGTTTCTGACCTTGAAGCTTATGAGACATATCGTTGGTTAAATCAAAAAATAAATTTAGAATTTATTGCTTTTGAGCCAAATCAGTTTATTAAAGAGATTAAGCCAAAAGAAACAGATTTAAAAAAATATTTTGAAGATCATAAAGAAAGATATGAAATCCCTCGCAAATTAAAGCTTGTATATCTTAAGATTTCTTCTAAAGAATTTTTAGAAAAAATAAATTTGACTGATGAAGAAATAGAAAAATATTATGAGGCAAATAAAGATATATTCTATGAGCCTAAAAAAGTCTGTGCCAGACACATTCTTTTTCGTGTAGCATCTGATGCACCTAAAGAAAAAGTGGAAAAGGTTAAAAAGAAAGCAGAAGAAGTTTTGTCTAAGTTAAAAAAAGGAGAAGATTTTGTCAAATTAGCTAAAGAATATTCAGAGGATAAGGCAACGGCAAAAAGGGGAGGAGACCTTGGTTGTTTTCCTAAAGGAGTAATGGTTAAGTCATTTGAAGATGCTGTTTTTTCTTTAAAAAAAGGAGAAATTTCTGAGCCTATAAGAACAAAGTTGGGTTTTCATATTGTCAAAGTATATGATATTAAAGAAGAAAGAACAAAGCCTTTAAAAGAAGTTAAAAAGCATATTATTATGGTTTTGAAAAAAGAAAAGGCAAAAGAAATGGCTTTTAATACAGCAAATCGCATTTATGCTGAAGCTATCTTGGAAAATGATTTAAGAAAAGCAGCTAAAAAATATAAAAAAACTATTCAAGAAACAGATTTTTTTAGTGAAAAAGATTGGCCTTTACAGATTCCGCACAATTTAAAAGATCAAATACTTTCTCTTAAAAAGGGAGGAATATCATCTCCATTAAAATCAAAAGAAAGCTATTTTTTAATACAATTAAAAGATGAAAAACCTAAACATTTTCCTACATTTGATGAGGTTAAAGAAAAAGTAAAAGAAGATTTTATAAAAGAAGAAGCAAGAAGAAAAGCAAAGGAAAAGGCTGAAAAAACTTTAAATGCTTTAAAAAAAGGAGAAAAAATAAAATTAAAATGGACAGAAACAGGATTTTTTTCTCCTGATGAGCCTATTCCAAAAATTGGTTTTTATTTAAAACAAAAAGAATTATTTTTCCTAGATAAAAATCAACCTTATTTTAATGATATAGCTGAAATAGGGAATAAATTTTATCTTTTTAAACTTAAATCACGTAAAAAAGTCAATAAAGCAGATTATGAGAAAGAAAAGGAAGAATTTAAAAAGAGACTTTTAATTCGCCGGCAAATAGCTCTATTTCAAGCTTGGGTAAGACAGCTTCGAGAAAAAGCAGAGATAAAAATAAGGAAAGAGATGTTATAA
- a CDS encoding VWA domain-containing protein: MSKEHLLELIKIISTALGDDIGLKIKAGKWWSYDFEKNEITFPEEFLLNYSPEQVIGFSIHEAGHRQITRIDLRKEEFKLFYSKNSFKLLLSVFEDARANNWMISLFPGANYYLGIIYDELVPEDLTTSQYLKSLQKEIKVPDLHPYILYPYLEYILGVIYYWRFKKLPIIINQKAKQALKKTFSYFDEIFNCLPKKDAGEKERFVSGYKAVQLIKQYIFEEYKKLIKESIENVSKALKENQIESGGNISQKDLYGQAIGFIEEKAKELAEKLSPKIQRPDEGNIERQIGIPSTSLPQSFSELTFKDFIKETKRLEKCRQSICPYEQFYNQIGNIIQHLTGVLENYFLKNRRLRYQGYFKSGQRPDLRKVMNQSRKIQEKIPLEKDDLAVFLRRKLPTEREHRIALVLDESGSMSEPKRSAALAGLLLFIESLEQLNIDYAVIGFSETVIVHKEFGKGLSRAERENLFEEVSMYIPSGLTADADALALAIKLILEAPEDIIKLIIMISDGEGNINRTGKSFAELQEEAFKKDITVVGIGLGERASSVLKRYQLPILVKEIKELPKTLAKVLEERIVFECQ; this comes from the coding sequence ATGTCTAAAGAACATTTACTTGAACTTATAAAAATAATCTCTACAGCCCTAGGAGATGATATAGGTTTAAAAATAAAGGCTGGGAAATGGTGGTCTTATGATTTTGAAAAGAATGAAATTACCTTTCCAGAAGAGTTCTTACTTAATTATTCTCCTGAACAGGTAATAGGTTTTTCCATTCATGAAGCAGGACACAGACAAATAACCCGCATTGATTTAAGAAAAGAAGAATTTAAACTTTTTTATTCTAAAAATTCTTTTAAATTGCTTTTAAGTGTTTTTGAAGATGCAAGAGCAAACAATTGGATGATCTCTTTATTTCCAGGTGCAAATTATTATTTAGGCATTATTTATGATGAGCTTGTACCAGAAGATTTAACAACATCTCAATATCTTAAAAGTTTGCAAAAAGAGATTAAAGTGCCTGATCTTCATCCTTATATATTATATCCTTATTTAGAATATATTTTAGGAGTCATATATTATTGGCGTTTTAAAAAACTGCCAATTATTATAAATCAAAAAGCAAAACAAGCATTAAAAAAGACTTTTTCTTATTTTGATGAAATTTTTAATTGCCTTCCAAAAAAAGATGCTGGTGAAAAGGAAAGATTTGTCTCTGGATATAAAGCAGTACAACTGATAAAGCAATATATATTTGAAGAATATAAAAAACTTATCAAAGAAAGCATTGAAAATGTATCTAAGGCATTAAAAGAAAATCAAATAGAATCAGGTGGGAATATTTCTCAAAAGGATTTATATGGTCAGGCAATTGGTTTTATAGAAGAAAAGGCAAAGGAGTTAGCAGAAAAACTTTCTCCTAAAATCCAAAGACCAGATGAAGGAAATATAGAAAGACAAATAGGCATTCCTTCAACATCTTTACCACAATCCTTTTCAGAATTAACATTTAAAGATTTTATTAAAGAAACTAAAAGATTAGAAAAATGCAGACAATCTATTTGTCCTTATGAGCAATTTTATAATCAAATAGGAAATATTATTCAGCATCTTACAGGTGTTTTAGAAAATTATTTTTTAAAAAATCGAAGACTTCGCTATCAGGGATATTTTAAATCTGGTCAAAGACCTGATTTAAGAAAGGTTATGAATCAATCTAGGAAGATACAGGAAAAGATTCCATTAGAAAAGGATGATTTGGCTGTATTTTTAAGACGTAAATTACCAACAGAAAGAGAACATAGAATTGCTTTGGTATTAGATGAATCTGGTTCTATGTCAGAGCCAAAAAGAAGTGCAGCTTTAGCTGGTCTTTTACTTTTTATAGAAAGTTTAGAACAACTTAATATAGATTATGCAGTTATTGGTTTTTCTGAAACAGTAATTGTCCACAAGGAATTTGGGAAAGGTCTTAGTAGGGCTGAAAGAGAAAATCTTTTTGAAGAAGTTTCTATGTATATTCCATCTGGGCTTACAGCAGATGCTGATGCCCTTGCTCTTGCTATAAAACTTATACTTGAAGCACCAGAAGATATTATTAAACTTATTATTATGATTAGTGATGGAGAGGGAAATATTAATCGGACAGGAAAAAGTTTTGCAGAGTTGCAAGAAGAGGCTTTTAAAAAAGATATAACAGTTGTTGGCATTGGCTTAGGAGAAAGGGCTAGTAGTGTGTTAAAAAGGTATCAATTACCTATTTTAGTAAAGGAAATAAAAGAATTGCCAAAAACTTTAGCCAAAGTTTTAGAGGAAAGGATTGTATTTGAATGTCAATAA
- a CDS encoding class I SAM-dependent methyltransferase codes for MLYRFFKLFYGPLAFLYRPLISLIFGKKWIIWQINALKFAPKGLSLEIGTAGWLSKIDVAIDLSFSMLKYAKKSKTYFIQAKAEALPFKENSFSLIFSGFPTAFIFKSEFWDEIKRVLKKEGKFICLPWVKMPYGSLYYYIQKIIYGKEEFDFTPLISLAKKRGFKVEINAITDSFKNTIYVLVAHLFTNSSNSSSFKTSSIQISKNLLLKEGESTFLEA; via the coding sequence ATGCTTTATCGATTTTTTAAATTATTTTATGGCCCATTAGCTTTTTTATATCGACCTTTAATCTCTCTTATTTTTGGTAAAAAGTGGATTATTTGGCAAATTAATGCTTTAAAATTTGCTCCTAAAGGACTTAGTTTAGAGATAGGAACCGCAGGTTGGCTATCAAAAATAGATGTTGCTATAGATTTGTCTTTTTCTATGTTGAAATATGCTAAGAAAAGCAAGACATATTTTATTCAGGCTAAGGCAGAAGCATTGCCTTTTAAAGAAAATAGTTTTTCATTAATATTTTCTGGTTTTCCTACAGCTTTTATTTTCAAATCAGAATTTTGGGATGAGATAAAACGGGTATTAAAAAAAGAAGGTAAATTTATTTGTTTACCTTGGGTAAAAATGCCCTACGGCAGTTTATATTACTATATACAAAAAATTATTTATGGTAAGGAAGAATTTGATTTTACTCCTCTTATTTCTCTTGCAAAAAAAAGAGGGTTTAAAGTGGAGATAAATGCAATTACTGATTCATTTAAAAATACTATTTATGTTCTTGTTGCCCATCTTTTTACTAACTCTTCTAATTCTTCTTCTTTTAAGACTTCCTCTATCCAGATTTCTAAAAATCTGCTCCTTAAGGAAGGAGAAAGTACATTTCTTGAAGCATGA
- the hisB gene encoding imidazoleglycerol-phosphate dehydratase HisB translates to MRTAEVKRETKETKISLFLNIDGKGNLKGTTGIAFLDHMLTLFCTHGFFDLNLEVKGDLEVDAHHTTEDLGLCLGIALKKALGDKKGINRFGQAAIPMDEALAQVFIDLSGRPFFFYKGKSLSGQVGQFDLELVKEFFRAMSNEAKMNLHIHLLYGENKHHCIEAIFKAFARALKEAVSLFHPDIIPSSKGVL, encoded by the coding sequence ATGAGAACGGCTGAGGTGAAGCGGGAAACAAAAGAGACAAAAATTTCTCTTTTTTTAAATATAGATGGTAAAGGAAATCTAAAAGGTACAACAGGTATTGCCTTCCTTGATCACATGCTTACTCTTTTTTGCACACATGGTTTTTTTGATTTAAATCTTGAAGTAAAAGGTGATTTAGAAGTAGATGCTCATCATACTACTGAAGATTTAGGTCTTTGTTTAGGTATAGCTTTAAAAAAAGCTTTAGGAGATAAAAAGGGGATTAATCGTTTTGGACAAGCTGCAATACCTATGGATGAAGCCCTAGCACAGGTTTTTATTGACCTTTCTGGTCGCCCTTTCTTTTTTTATAAAGGAAAATCACTTAGTGGACAAGTAGGACAATTTGATTTGGAGTTAGTAAAGGAATTTTTTCGTGCTATGAGTAATGAGGCTAAAATGAATTTGCATATTCATCTGCTTTATGGTGAAAACAAACATCATTGTATAGAAGCTATTTTTAAGGCATTTGCCCGTGCATTAAAGGAGGCAGTAAGCTTATTTCATCCTGACATCATTCCCTCTTCAAAAGGAGTGTTATAG